From one Burkholderia latens genomic stretch:
- a CDS encoding methyl-accepting chemotaxis protein: MRLKQLGRASVGARLAALACVLVALLFTVFSWALAHFAGQQLADEAHARIADKEQSIRAMVEVFDKALSAEASRAMSLFASFLPADFALDATRTVDIGGVAAPVLSAGGQPLNLDYAIPDQFLKKSGAIATIFARDGDDFLRVTTSLKKQDGTRAVGTRLDRAGPAYAPLMAGRSYTGLAKLFGRPYITQYKPVTDATGRVIGALFVGLDVGAELQAVQDGIRALKIGDNGYYFVLDASQGAARGTFVVHPDAAGQRADDTRAPYAQMLAAGEGRLAYTSADPAAHDTRPTAKFVSFTTIPQWQWLVGGIALDDELLADMRTTRNRFLLIAAVLVAAFAALFVIVVRRVVSQPLDAAARASERYAAGDLSIRIRDGSRVRGTAGNDEIGRLVQAVDGIGDGLARIVAQVRSGASDIARGTVGIAAGSGDIAARIATQASSVEQTAASMEQITAAVQQNAEHAAQANALVADASAAATDGDTAVQRVVATMDDIGRATRRIAEITSTIEGIAFQTNILALNAAVEAARAGEHGRGFAVVAAEVRALAQRSAAAVKEIDALSAESSTTVEQGYQIADAARGTMRDIVQRVEQVSTLIGEISAASREQSTGIEQVNHAITQIGEATQQNATLITDAERAAVALRDQAAQLAEAVSVFRLERAA; encoded by the coding sequence ATGAGATTGAAACAATTGGGCCGGGCGAGCGTCGGCGCGCGCCTGGCGGCACTCGCGTGTGTGCTCGTCGCGCTGCTGTTCACCGTCTTCTCATGGGCGCTCGCCCATTTCGCCGGTCAGCAACTCGCCGATGAGGCCCACGCCCGCATCGCCGACAAGGAGCAGTCGATCCGCGCAATGGTCGAGGTGTTCGACAAGGCGCTGTCCGCCGAAGCCAGCCGCGCGATGTCGCTGTTCGCGAGCTTCCTGCCGGCCGATTTCGCACTCGATGCGACGCGCACCGTCGACATCGGCGGCGTTGCCGCGCCCGTGCTGTCCGCGGGCGGCCAGCCGCTGAACCTCGATTACGCGATTCCCGACCAGTTCCTGAAGAAGAGCGGCGCGATCGCGACGATCTTCGCGCGCGACGGCGACGATTTCTTGCGCGTCACGACGTCGCTGAAGAAACAGGACGGCACGCGCGCGGTGGGCACGCGCCTCGACCGCGCCGGGCCCGCGTACGCGCCGCTCATGGCCGGACGCAGCTACACGGGGCTTGCGAAACTGTTCGGCCGGCCGTACATCACGCAGTACAAGCCCGTCACCGACGCGACGGGGCGCGTGATCGGCGCGCTGTTCGTCGGCCTCGACGTCGGCGCCGAACTGCAGGCCGTCCAGGACGGCATCCGCGCGCTGAAGATCGGCGACAACGGCTACTACTTCGTGCTCGATGCGTCGCAGGGCGCGGCGCGCGGCACGTTCGTCGTGCATCCGGACGCGGCCGGCCAGCGCGCCGACGACACCCGTGCGCCCTACGCGCAGATGCTCGCGGCCGGCGAAGGCCGGCTCGCGTACACGTCGGCCGATCCGGCCGCTCACGACACGCGGCCCACCGCGAAATTCGTATCGTTCACGACGATTCCGCAATGGCAGTGGCTCGTCGGCGGCATTGCGCTCGACGACGAACTGCTGGCCGACATGCGCACCACCCGCAACCGTTTTCTGCTGATCGCGGCCGTGCTCGTCGCCGCGTTCGCTGCGCTGTTCGTCATCGTCGTGCGACGCGTCGTGAGCCAGCCGCTCGACGCAGCCGCCCGCGCATCGGAACGTTATGCCGCGGGCGACCTCAGCATCCGGATCCGCGACGGTTCACGCGTTCGCGGCACCGCGGGCAACGACGAAATCGGGCGGCTCGTGCAGGCGGTCGACGGCATCGGCGACGGCCTCGCGCGGATCGTCGCGCAGGTGCGCAGCGGCGCGTCGGACATCGCGCGCGGCACCGTCGGCATCGCGGCGGGCAGCGGCGACATCGCCGCGCGGATCGCGACGCAGGCGAGCAGCGTCGAACAGACGGCCGCGAGCATGGAGCAGATCACGGCCGCCGTGCAGCAGAATGCCGAGCACGCGGCGCAGGCGAACGCGCTGGTCGCGGACGCATCGGCCGCCGCGACCGACGGCGACACGGCGGTGCAACGCGTGGTCGCGACGATGGACGACATCGGCCGTGCGACGCGCCGGATCGCCGAAATCACGAGCACGATCGAAGGCATCGCGTTCCAGACCAACATTCTCGCGCTGAATGCGGCCGTCGAAGCCGCACGCGCGGGCGAGCATGGCCGGGGCTTCGCGGTGGTCGCGGCCGAGGTGCGCGCGCTCGCTCAACGCAGCGCGGCCGCGGTCAAGGAAATCGACGCGCTGAGCGCCGAATCGTCGACGACCGTCGAACAGGGTTACCAGATCGCGGACGCCGCGCGCGGCACGATGCGCGACATCGTCCAGCGCGTCGAGCAAGTCAGCACGCTGATCGGCGAGATCAGCGCCGCGTCGCGCGAGCAGTCGACCGGCATCGAGCAGGTGAACCACGCGATCACGCAGATCGGCGAGGCGACGCAGCAGAACGCGACGTTGATCACCGACGCGGAGCGCGCGGCCGTCGCGTTACGCGACCAGGCCGCACAACTGGCGGAAGCCGTCAGCGTGTTCAGGCTCGAGCGCGCCGCTTGA
- a CDS encoding YqaA family protein, with translation MSELLTYGGLFAVSMVAATLFPLQSEAVLASLLLAGREPVWALVLVASVGNVAGSAINWGLGRGIERFRDRRWFPVKPAALARAEGWYRRYGRWSLLLSWAPVIGDPLTVIAGVLREPLPTFIAIVTLAKVGRYLAVAWLVTS, from the coding sequence ATGTCCGAATTGCTCACCTACGGCGGCCTGTTCGCCGTGTCGATGGTCGCCGCGACCTTGTTCCCGCTCCAGTCCGAAGCCGTGCTCGCCAGCCTGCTGCTTGCCGGCCGCGAGCCCGTATGGGCGCTGGTGCTCGTCGCGAGCGTCGGCAACGTCGCGGGCTCGGCAATCAATTGGGGGCTCGGCCGCGGCATCGAGCGCTTTCGCGACCGTCGCTGGTTTCCGGTGAAGCCTGCCGCGCTCGCACGTGCCGAAGGCTGGTACAGGCGCTACGGCCGCTGGTCGCTGCTGCTCAGCTGGGCGCCGGTGATCGGCGATCCGCTGACGGTGATCGCCGGCGTGCTGCGCGAACCGCTGCCGACCTTCATCGCGATCGTCACGCTCGCGAAGGTCGGGCGGTATCTCGCCGTCGCGTGGCTCGTCACGTCCTGA
- a CDS encoding LysE family translocator, giving the protein MSFRLYLSFLAASAVLIYAPGPVNLLTMNHALRAGWRRALPCVWGGTLAVLLQLALTALCLNSLVHLDEHALTVLRWTGAAYLVWLGCKQWLSRAPAAAANAPAETGATAAGGTDTGRALFWRGVATSGLNPKTLLFFPSFFPQFIVADADWSLNAQFLLLAATFAVLFAGGVASMALFSHRLSRALQRPARMRAMNRVTGGLLVGMGAIMAGWN; this is encoded by the coding sequence ATGTCGTTCAGGCTTTATCTGTCGTTCCTCGCCGCATCCGCCGTCCTTATCTACGCCCCCGGCCCCGTCAACCTCCTCACGATGAACCATGCGTTGCGCGCCGGCTGGCGTCGCGCGCTGCCGTGCGTGTGGGGCGGCACACTCGCCGTGCTGCTGCAGCTCGCGCTGACCGCGCTGTGCCTGAATTCGCTGGTCCACCTCGACGAACACGCGCTCACCGTGCTGCGCTGGACCGGCGCCGCTTATCTCGTCTGGCTGGGCTGCAAGCAATGGCTCAGCCGCGCGCCGGCCGCTGCCGCCAACGCACCGGCGGAAACCGGCGCTACGGCCGCCGGCGGCACCGACACGGGGCGCGCATTGTTCTGGCGCGGCGTCGCGACGTCCGGCCTGAACCCGAAGACGCTGCTGTTCTTCCCGTCGTTCTTCCCGCAGTTCATCGTTGCCGACGCCGACTGGAGCCTGAACGCGCAATTCCTGCTGCTCGCGGCGACGTTCGCGGTGCTGTTTGCCGGCGGCGTCGCATCGATGGCGCTGTTCTCGCACCGGCTGAGCCGCGCATTGCAGCGTCCGGCGCGGATGCGCGCGATGAATCGCGTGACGGGCGGGCTGCTGGTCGGGATGGGCGCGATCATGGCCGGCTGGAACTGA
- a CDS encoding Lrp/AsnC family transcriptional regulator: MATRERAPKTLDNQDRKILAALQKNARLSNAELAEQIGMSTTACWNRTRQLELDGYIDGYVALVNQRMLGYADIVILEVTLDRHEDDALARFGAELAALPEVLEAYLVSGEYDYWIKVAVDGTAGYERFLREKLYKISSIRHSRSMFALRCMKDVPSIQV, translated from the coding sequence ATGGCAACCCGCGAACGCGCGCCGAAAACCCTCGACAACCAGGACCGCAAGATCCTCGCTGCGCTGCAAAAAAACGCGCGCCTGTCGAACGCCGAACTCGCCGAGCAGATCGGCATGTCGACCACCGCATGCTGGAACCGCACGCGGCAGCTCGAGCTTGACGGCTACATCGACGGCTACGTCGCGCTCGTCAACCAGCGCATGCTCGGCTATGCGGACATCGTGATCCTCGAGGTCACGCTGGATCGCCACGAAGACGACGCGCTTGCGCGTTTCGGCGCGGAGCTCGCGGCGCTGCCCGAGGTGCTGGAGGCGTATCTGGTGTCGGGAGAGTACGACTACTGGATCAAGGTCGCGGTGGACGGGACGGCGGGCTATGAGCGCTTTCTGCGCGAGAAGCTGTACAAGATTTCGAGCATTCGTCACAGCCGGTCGATGTTCGCGCTGCGCTGCATGAAGGACGTGCCGTCGATTCAGGTTTGA
- a CDS encoding IclR family transcriptional regulator, which produces MQNHEVSADDAPAKAQRGIQSVEVGGRLLEALARRRKPLGLSELAAAADLSTAQAHTYLVSLTRLALVKRDALTGNYEPGPLALRLGLMSIERQPAYRAALPHAARLAETVGLSVALSVPGVLGPTIVRIEHGGYPLHVNLHVGSVMSLDTTATGRVFRAFGEPAQIDAMAASQAGAGGTLAGADSDRPASDADAWRAELDAIRARGIERGVDRPSPGVSAMSVPVLDAHGRLQLALTVIGSTGSIDVGWDGPIATALRDAARQATASLYAERDASTLVPAPASPSAGQRMPPALADDTKTQRGINALDSTGELLLALVSTGRALPLRDLAAAAGMPAAKAFPHLVSLQKIGLLSRDDAGCFGGGPLGQALGLIAMQRVSPTRDAEAEIVALAAATDMSVAAATLGPLGPTVIRLEESSRPQHVSLQVGTVMSLVNTAIGRIFASGMSDDVLAGLLADEPVRLAGVATQIDDAFRARLAAIRADELDFAFDAPVPGIGTIAAPVFDHTGSIRLVIAIIGSSRGFPRGPDSPLAHTLRAAARRLSWRFGWIGG; this is translated from the coding sequence GTGCAGAACCACGAAGTCAGCGCAGACGACGCGCCAGCCAAAGCGCAGCGCGGGATCCAGAGCGTCGAGGTCGGCGGCCGGCTGCTGGAGGCGCTCGCGCGCCGGCGCAAGCCGCTCGGGCTGTCGGAGCTGGCGGCCGCGGCCGACCTGTCGACCGCGCAGGCACACACTTATCTCGTCAGCCTCACGCGGCTCGCGCTCGTGAAGCGCGACGCGCTCACCGGCAACTACGAACCGGGGCCGCTGGCGCTGCGGCTCGGGCTGATGTCGATCGAACGGCAGCCCGCGTATCGCGCCGCGCTGCCACACGCGGCGCGGCTCGCGGAAACGGTCGGGCTCAGCGTCGCGCTGTCGGTGCCCGGCGTGCTCGGGCCGACGATCGTGCGGATCGAGCACGGCGGCTATCCGCTGCACGTGAACCTGCACGTCGGCTCGGTGATGTCGCTCGACACGACGGCCACCGGCCGCGTGTTCCGCGCGTTCGGCGAGCCCGCGCAGATCGACGCGATGGCGGCGAGCCAGGCCGGCGCCGGCGGTACGCTCGCGGGCGCCGACAGCGATCGGCCGGCATCCGATGCCGATGCGTGGCGGGCCGAACTCGACGCGATCCGTGCACGCGGGATAGAGCGCGGCGTCGATCGGCCAAGCCCGGGCGTGAGCGCGATGAGCGTGCCGGTGCTGGATGCGCACGGACGGCTGCAGCTCGCGCTGACGGTCATTGGTTCGACCGGCTCGATCGACGTCGGCTGGGACGGCCCGATCGCGACGGCGTTGCGCGATGCGGCGCGGCAGGCGACCGCGTCCCTCTATGCCGAACGTGACGCCTCGACGCTTGTGCCGGCGCCGGCGTCGCCGTCGGCTGGCCAGCGCATGCCGCCCGCGCTCGCCGACGACACGAAGACGCAACGCGGCATCAACGCGCTCGACAGCACGGGCGAACTGCTGCTCGCGCTCGTATCGACGGGCCGTGCGCTGCCGCTGCGCGACCTCGCGGCGGCGGCCGGCATGCCGGCCGCGAAGGCGTTTCCGCATCTGGTGAGCCTGCAGAAGATCGGCTTGCTGAGCCGCGATGACGCCGGCTGCTTCGGCGGCGGCCCGCTCGGCCAGGCACTCGGGCTGATCGCGATGCAACGCGTATCGCCGACGCGCGACGCGGAGGCGGAAATCGTCGCGCTGGCCGCAGCGACCGACATGAGCGTGGCCGCCGCGACGCTCGGGCCGCTCGGCCCGACCGTGATCCGGCTCGAGGAATCTTCGCGGCCGCAGCACGTGAGCCTGCAGGTCGGCACGGTGATGTCGCTCGTGAATACGGCGATCGGGCGAATCTTCGCGTCCGGCATGTCCGACGACGTGCTCGCCGGCCTGCTCGCGGACGAACCGGTGCGCCTCGCGGGCGTCGCGACGCAGATCGACGACGCGTTCCGCGCCCGGCTCGCGGCGATTCGCGCGGATGAACTCGATTTCGCGTTCGATGCCCCGGTGCCCGGCATCGGCACGATCGCTGCGCCCGTGTTCGACCACACCGGCAGCATCCGGCTCGTGATCGCGATCATCGGCTCGTCGCGCGGCTTTCCGCGCGGGCCGGACAGCCCGCTCGCGCACACGCTGCGCGCCGCCGCGCGCCGCCTGTCATGGCGGTTCGGGTGGATCGGCGGGTAA
- a CDS encoding MBL fold metallo-hydrolase: MAKAFASQADLEEKKITWTQLSENAYAYTAEGDPNSGVIVGDDSVLIVDTTATPAMAQDLIAKIRSVTDKPIKHVVLSHYHAVRVLGASAYFAEGAQHVIASRGTYEMIVERGEADMKSEIERFPRLFAGVETVPGLTWPTLVFEREITLFLGKLEVKIMHVGSGHTKGDTIVWLPSQKVLFSGDLVEYDAACYCGDAQLEQWPATLEALRALGAEKLVPGRGPALLNPADVNKGLDYTKDFVTTLLEQGRKAVERKLDLKASMALTREAMDPKFGHVFIYEHCLPFDVSRAFDEASGITHPRIWTAQRDKEMWDALQD; encoded by the coding sequence ATGGCCAAAGCATTCGCCTCCCAAGCCGATCTGGAAGAGAAGAAAATCACCTGGACGCAGCTGTCCGAGAATGCGTACGCATACACCGCCGAAGGCGACCCGAACTCGGGCGTGATCGTCGGCGACGACAGCGTGCTGATCGTCGATACGACGGCGACGCCGGCGATGGCGCAGGACCTGATCGCGAAGATCCGCAGCGTGACCGACAAGCCGATCAAGCACGTCGTGCTGTCGCATTACCACGCGGTGCGCGTGCTCGGCGCGTCCGCGTATTTCGCCGAAGGCGCGCAGCACGTGATCGCGAGCCGCGGCACCTACGAGATGATCGTCGAGCGCGGCGAGGCCGACATGAAGTCGGAGATCGAGCGCTTCCCGCGACTGTTCGCGGGCGTCGAGACGGTACCGGGACTGACGTGGCCGACGCTCGTGTTCGAGCGCGAGATCACGCTGTTCCTCGGCAAGCTCGAAGTGAAGATCATGCACGTCGGCTCCGGTCACACGAAGGGCGACACGATCGTGTGGTTGCCGTCGCAAAAGGTGCTGTTCTCGGGCGACCTCGTCGAATACGACGCGGCCTGCTATTGCGGCGACGCACAGCTCGAGCAGTGGCCGGCCACGCTCGAAGCGCTGCGCGCGCTCGGCGCCGAAAAGCTCGTGCCCGGCCGCGGCCCCGCGTTGCTGAATCCGGCCGACGTGAACAAGGGCCTCGACTACACGAAGGATTTCGTGACGACGCTGCTCGAGCAGGGCCGCAAGGCCGTCGAGCGCAAGCTCGACCTGAAGGCGTCGATGGCGCTCACGCGCGAAGCGATGGATCCGAAGTTCGGCCACGTGTTCATCTACGAGCACTGTCTGCCGTTCGACGTGTCGCGCGCGTTCGACGAGGCGAGCGGGATCACGCATCCGCGCATCTGGACCGCGCAGCGCGACAAGGAAATGTGGGACGCGCTGCAGGACTGA
- a CDS encoding MFS transporter has protein sequence MPQSLPAEAAVAHASVAAPASASASASADDAGDALLFRKIAWRIVPFLFLCYVVSFLDRINIGFAQLQMKHDLGFSDAMYGVGAAVFYVGYVFCEVPSNLLLARFGARRTFTRIMLLWGVASTGMMFVSQPSHFYVLRFLLGVFEAGFFPGIVLYLTYWFPANRRAAAISVFFAGVAVAGVLGGLISGWIMRDMSGVLGLHGWQWMFAIEGAPAIVLAFFAFTYLVDRPQDAAWLTSDEKARVAALCADGRAHGAHDKRSVAAALANPRVYLFAFIYFSLTCASLTLNFWMPLMIRDFGVTDVLAVSLYTVVPNAVGAIGLILIARRSDRTGERRKHFACCTIGGGLALAALTLHLHSFAAMLACLSVAATLIFAALPIFWAVPTRYLSGNAAAAGIALISSIGITSGIVSPWAIGLIRTRTGSMDLAVYLLAALLALSGAALMLGVKGEAARRA, from the coding sequence ATGCCCCAATCGCTTCCCGCCGAAGCAGCGGTCGCGCACGCGAGCGTCGCGGCGCCGGCTTCCGCATCCGCATCCGCATCCGCCGATGATGCCGGCGACGCGCTGCTGTTCCGCAAGATCGCGTGGCGCATCGTGCCGTTCCTGTTCCTCTGCTACGTGGTGTCGTTCCTCGACCGCATCAACATCGGCTTCGCACAGCTGCAGATGAAGCACGACCTCGGCTTCAGCGATGCGATGTACGGCGTCGGTGCCGCGGTGTTCTACGTCGGCTACGTGTTCTGCGAGGTGCCGAGCAACCTGTTGCTTGCGCGCTTCGGCGCACGCCGCACGTTCACGCGGATCATGCTGCTGTGGGGCGTCGCGTCGACCGGGATGATGTTCGTGTCGCAGCCGTCGCATTTCTATGTGCTGCGCTTCCTGCTCGGCGTGTTCGAGGCCGGCTTTTTCCCCGGCATCGTGCTGTACCTGACCTACTGGTTTCCGGCGAACCGCCGTGCGGCAGCGATCTCGGTGTTCTTCGCGGGCGTCGCGGTTGCGGGCGTGCTCGGCGGCCTGATTTCGGGCTGGATCATGCGCGACATGAGCGGCGTGCTCGGGCTGCACGGCTGGCAGTGGATGTTCGCGATCGAAGGCGCGCCCGCGATCGTGCTCGCGTTTTTCGCGTTCACGTATCTGGTCGACCGGCCGCAGGATGCCGCGTGGCTCACATCCGACGAAAAAGCGCGCGTGGCCGCACTGTGCGCCGATGGCCGCGCGCATGGCGCGCATGACAAGCGCAGCGTGGCGGCCGCGCTCGCGAACCCGCGCGTCTATCTGTTCGCGTTCATCTACTTCTCGCTGACCTGCGCGTCGCTGACGCTCAACTTCTGGATGCCGCTGATGATCCGCGACTTCGGCGTGACCGACGTCCTGGCCGTGAGCCTTTACACGGTCGTGCCGAACGCGGTCGGCGCGATCGGGCTGATCCTGATCGCGCGCCGCTCCGATCGCACCGGCGAGCGTCGCAAGCACTTCGCGTGCTGCACGATCGGCGGCGGGCTCGCGCTCGCGGCGCTGACGCTGCACCTGCACAGCTTCGCCGCGATGCTTGCGTGCCTGTCGGTTGCCGCGACGCTGATCTTCGCGGCGCTGCCGATCTTCTGGGCAGTGCCGACCCGTTATCTGTCGGGCAACGCGGCCGCGGCCGGGATCGCGCTGATCAGCAGCATCGGGATCACGAGCGGGATCGTCAGCCCCTGGGCGATCGGGTTGATCCGCACACGCACCGGCAGCATGGATCTCGCCGTGTACCTGCTGGCCGCGCTGCTCGCGCTGAGCGGCGCCGCGTTGATGCTCGGCGTGAAGGGCGAAGCCGCGCGACGCGCGTGA
- a CDS encoding MFS transporter, protein MSIPVQADAVQAEASGSRASGDDALYRRIGMRIVPFLFICYIVSILDRSNIGFAQLQMRQDLGLTDAMYSLGAVLFFVGYVLFEVPSNALLRRFGARRTFARIMVLWGAVSVAMITVDSATHFYVLRFLLGLFEAGFFPGVVFYLTYWYPARRRASVLSIFYAGVAVAGMVGGLLSGWLMRGMAGVLGLHGWQWMFAIEGAPAILLGVIAWFWLCDRPEHARWLSDDDRQRLAADLAADRSDARAHPASSLRQVMAEPRTYLFAFIYFSLTTALLMLLFWMPLMIREFGIHDVVHISLLSIVPNAIGAAGLIAIARRSDRKRERRWHFAACAFGGAAALALLTLHLPSIVAMMALLSIAAMLIFAAHPVFWAVPSAYFSGAGAAGGIALISSIGVSSGMITPWIVGVIRTRTGNMDSAMLMIAGLLAACAVAMLMGVRATSRETAHARR, encoded by the coding sequence ATGTCGATCCCTGTGCAAGCGGACGCCGTTCAAGCGGAAGCGTCCGGTTCCCGTGCGTCCGGCGACGACGCGCTGTATCGCCGCATCGGCATGCGCATCGTGCCGTTCCTGTTCATCTGCTACATCGTGTCGATTCTCGACCGCAGCAATATCGGCTTCGCACAGTTGCAGATGCGTCAGGACCTCGGGCTGACCGACGCGATGTACAGCCTCGGCGCGGTTCTGTTTTTCGTCGGCTACGTGCTGTTCGAGGTGCCGAGCAACGCGTTGCTGCGCCGCTTCGGCGCGCGCCGCACGTTCGCGCGGATCATGGTTCTGTGGGGAGCGGTGTCGGTCGCGATGATCACCGTCGACAGCGCGACGCACTTCTACGTGCTGCGCTTCCTGCTCGGGCTGTTCGAAGCCGGCTTTTTCCCCGGTGTGGTGTTCTATTTGACGTACTGGTATCCGGCGCGTCGGCGCGCATCGGTGCTGTCGATCTTCTACGCGGGCGTCGCAGTGGCGGGAATGGTCGGCGGGCTGCTGTCCGGATGGCTGATGCGCGGGATGGCCGGCGTGCTCGGGCTGCACGGCTGGCAATGGATGTTCGCGATCGAGGGCGCGCCCGCGATCCTGCTCGGCGTGATCGCGTGGTTCTGGCTGTGCGACCGCCCCGAACATGCACGCTGGCTGTCCGACGACGACCGGCAGCGGCTTGCGGCCGACCTGGCCGCCGATCGCTCGGATGCACGCGCGCACCCGGCGTCTTCGCTGCGGCAGGTGATGGCCGAGCCTCGCACGTATTTGTTCGCGTTCATCTATTTCTCGCTGACGACCGCGCTGCTGATGCTGCTGTTCTGGATGCCGCTGATGATTCGCGAGTTCGGCATTCACGATGTGGTCCACATCAGCCTGCTGTCGATCGTACCGAACGCGATCGGCGCAGCCGGCCTGATCGCGATCGCGCGGCGCTCGGACCGCAAGCGCGAACGTCGCTGGCATTTCGCCGCGTGCGCATTCGGTGGCGCGGCGGCGCTCGCGCTGCTGACGCTGCACCTGCCGAGCATCGTCGCGATGATGGCGCTGCTGTCGATCGCGGCAATGCTGATCTTTGCCGCGCATCCGGTGTTCTGGGCCGTGCCGTCCGCGTATTTCTCGGGAGCCGGCGCGGCGGGCGGGATCGCGCTGATCAGCAGCATCGGCGTGTCGAGCGGAATGATCACGCCGTGGATCGTCGGCGTGATCCGCACGCGCACCGGCAACATGGATTCCGCGATGCTGATGATCGCCGGATTGCTGGCCGCGTGTGCGGTCGCGATGCTGATGGGAGTGCGCGCGACTTCGCGCGAGACGGCGCACGCGCGGCGTTGA
- a CDS encoding SDR family NAD(P)-dependent oxidoreductase, producing MTEAHRGTAVITGASSGIGAIYADRLARRGYDLILVARNRDRLAALAERITNDTQRSVEIVGADLNDRAALGAVEAKLKEDASITLLVNNAGVGTHAPLLDSDVDAMTRMIDLNVTALTRLTYAAVPGFVARGRGAVINISSIVAISPETLNGVYGGSKAFVLAFSQSLHHELADKGVQVQAVLPGATATEFWQTGGLPIEHLPKEIVMSASELVDAALVGFERGELVTIPSLHAVAEWDAYEAARRTMAPHLSTNTPAPRYAAVR from the coding sequence ATGACTGAAGCACATCGCGGTACCGCCGTCATTACCGGCGCATCGTCCGGCATCGGCGCGATCTACGCCGACCGGCTCGCGCGCCGCGGCTACGACCTGATCCTGGTCGCGCGCAATCGCGACCGGCTCGCCGCCCTCGCCGAGCGCATCACGAACGACACGCAGCGCAGCGTCGAGATCGTCGGCGCAGACCTCAACGACCGCGCGGCGCTCGGCGCCGTCGAAGCGAAGCTGAAGGAGGACGCGAGCATCACCCTGCTCGTGAACAACGCGGGCGTCGGCACGCATGCGCCGCTGCTCGACAGCGACGTCGACGCGATGACGCGCATGATCGACCTGAACGTGACCGCGCTCACGCGCCTGACGTATGCGGCCGTTCCCGGCTTCGTCGCGCGCGGCCGCGGTGCGGTGATCAACATCTCGTCGATCGTCGCGATCTCGCCGGAAACGCTCAACGGCGTGTACGGCGGCAGCAAGGCGTTCGTGCTTGCATTCAGCCAGTCGCTGCATCACGAGCTCGCCGACAAGGGCGTGCAGGTGCAGGCCGTGCTGCCCGGTGCGACCGCGACGGAATTCTGGCAGACCGGCGGCCTGCCGATCGAGCACCTGCCGAAGGAGATCGTGATGTCGGCATCGGAGCTCGTCGACGCGGCGCTGGTCGGCTTCGAGCGCGGCGAACTCGTGACGATTCCGTCGCTGCACGCGGTTGCCGAGTGGGATGCGTACGAGGCCGCGCGGCGCACGATGGCGCCGCATTTGTCGACGAATACGCCGGCGCCGCGCTACGCGGCCGTGCGCTAG
- a CDS encoding GlxA family transcriptional regulator, giving the protein MHRIGFLISDGFQIMALAAQSVFEYANLTAGQPFYAMSNYSVDGGDVRSSLGLPVATRALRGRRIDVDTWIVAGVNDPLASPAPADVVAFLRRTNARARRIAGICTGAFVLAQAGLLAQRRATTHWAYGRDLQKQFPDIRVEEDRIYIVDGPVWTSAGMTAGLDLALAMVEKDLGADVARAVARKLVMHQRRAGGQSQHSEMLDLAPKSDRIQDALNYARRNLGRALTVDELAGAVHLSPRQFSRVFTLETGQSPAKAIERLRLEAARLMIEQSRHPLDVIAKENGFRDRRHLRDAFVRGFGVPPQAVRREARADARETG; this is encoded by the coding sequence ATGCACCGAATCGGCTTTCTGATCAGCGACGGGTTCCAGATCATGGCGCTCGCCGCGCAATCCGTGTTCGAGTACGCGAACCTGACTGCGGGCCAACCGTTCTACGCGATGAGCAACTATTCCGTCGACGGCGGCGACGTACGGTCGTCTCTCGGCTTGCCGGTCGCCACGCGTGCGCTGCGCGGTCGGCGCATCGACGTCGATACCTGGATCGTCGCGGGCGTCAACGATCCGCTCGCATCGCCGGCGCCGGCCGACGTCGTCGCGTTCCTGCGCCGCACGAACGCGCGTGCGCGGCGCATCGCCGGCATCTGCACGGGCGCGTTCGTGCTTGCGCAGGCGGGGCTGCTCGCGCAGCGGCGCGCGACCACGCACTGGGCGTACGGCCGCGACCTGCAAAAGCAATTTCCGGACATTCGCGTGGAGGAGGACCGGATCTACATCGTCGACGGTCCGGTCTGGACCTCGGCCGGGATGACGGCCGGCCTCGACCTCGCGCTCGCGATGGTGGAAAAGGATCTCGGCGCGGACGTCGCGCGCGCGGTCGCACGCAAGCTGGTGATGCACCAGCGCCGTGCGGGCGGGCAGTCGCAGCATTCGGAGATGCTGGATCTTGCGCCGAAATCGGACCGGATCCAGGACGCGCTGAACTATGCGCGGCGAAACCTGGGCCGTGCGCTGACCGTCGACGAGCTGGCTGGCGCGGTCCACCTGAGCCCGCGCCAGTTCAGCCGCGTGTTCACGCTCGAGACGGGACAGTCGCCGGCGAAGGCGATCGAGCGGCTGCGGCTCGAAGCCGCGCGGCTGATGATCGAGCAGAGCCGGCATCCGCTCGACGTGATCGCGAAGGAAAACGGCTTTCGCGACCGGCGCCACCTGCGCGACGCGTTCGTGCGCGGTTTCGGCGTGCCGCCGCAGGCGGTGCGGCGCGAAGCGCGTGCGGATGCACGGGAAACGGGCTGA